Sequence from the Pontibacter pudoricolor genome:
ACATAAACTCGTGCGAAGCCCGCACAATGCCCTGCTGCACCTGTAATATCCCTGGCAGGGCAGGCCTGCTCAGTCGGTCCAGCATCTGGTCTATAGCGGTGGGGGTTTCTAAAACTGGTGGTTCCATCATGTTAAACTGGTTTATTGGTTAATACTTTATAAGTGTAGAATGTTAACACTTACACTGCAATTTTAAATATTTTCCAAAAAACAGTTGATAACAGTGTTGTAATTTTAATTTTTATGCGTTTATATTGAAAATATTTAAATACAGAGCTGATATTAGTGGTATGAATTATCAAATTGATAATCTGGATAAGCAGATTCTGATTCTGCTGATGCAGGATGTGGTACAACCTTATACAGAAATAGCAAAGGAATTAGGCGTATCCGGCGGAACGATACATGTACGGATGCGCAAGCTAACTGAGATGGGTGTGGTAAAAGGTAGCCAGCTTATAGTTGATCCGGCCTCTTTAGGATATGATATCTGTGCTTTTATCGGTGTTTTCCTGGAGAAAGGCTCGGAGTACCGGGAGGCGGTAGAGCAAATGCGCCAGATCCCTGAGATTGTAGAGCTGCATTACACGACCGGCTCTTACAGTATGTTCGCAAAAATCATCTGCCGGGATACAAAACACCTGCGCGAAGTGCTGAACGAAAAACTGCAAACTATAGCCGGCGTGCAGCGCACCGAAACATTTATATCACTGGAGGAAAGTATAAACCGCCAGATAACGATAGAATAGGAAAAGCGCCTGAACTATAGATTCAGGCGCTTTCTTTATAGTTATAGTTTACTTCAGTTTCTCAAGTGCAGTGCGCAGGCGGCTAAGGGAGTTTTCTATTTCTTCCAGCGAAGCACCACCTACCGATAACCGGAACCAGTTAAGATCAGGCGCTGACCCGAAGGCCGAGAAGGGAACTATAGCCAGCTTCGCTTCTGACAAAATATAGTAGGTAATATCTTTACTTGTTTGCAGCAGATCGCCGTTCGGGTTTGTTTTACCGGCCAGGTCCATTTTTACTGACAGGTAAATAGCACCCATCGGCTCTATGGCATCAACCGCAAAACCACTTTCTTTCAGGTCTTTAAAACCTTTGTAAAGCACGTTCAGGCTGCGCTGGATTTTGTGCTTCAGTTCGTGCATAAAACTATACACCTGCTCCGGTTGCTTTAAGTAACGGGCTGTAGCGATCTGTTCGGCTTTTGGAGCCCAGGCTCCTACGTGGCCAAGTATAGCTTTCATTTTATCCATTACTATAGTTGGGCCATACGCATAACCTACCCGCACGCCGGTAGCAGCAAAGCTCTTCGAAATACCATCGATATACACGACATAATCGCGCAGCTCAGGGCGCAGGTTAACCGGGTCATAATGTTTGTGCTCGGGCCCGAAGGTCAGCATCCAGTAGATCTGATCGTATAGTATGTAAAGTGGTTTCTCGCCCTCTTTGCGGCTTTTGTTTTCTTCAATAACAAGGTCGCATATTTCCTGCAGGTCTTTTTGAGAGAACATGGTGCCCGTCGGGTTAAGCGGGGAGCACAAGGCCAGCATGGTTGCGCCTTTCAGGTGCGGAGCCACATCAGCAGCCGTCGGCATAAAGTTGTTCTCGGCACGGGTCTCTACCATTACCGGTGTTGCGCCAGACAAATGGCAGTAGTGGTTATTGTTCCAGGATGGTGTCGGGAAAACCACTTTATCGCCTGGGTCAACCAGGGCAAGGTAGGTAGCATAGATCAATGGGCGCGAGCCACCAGCTACCAGAATATCATTTTCAGGGTATTTCAGGCCCAGCTTATCTTCTGTAAAAGCAACTACAGCCTGCCGCAATACAGCCACGCCATTTGCAGGCGGATAGTTGGTATGTCCTTCATTATAAGCCTGGGTTATGCCTTCTTTCAGCTCCTGCGGAATAGGATAAATACTTGGATCAAAGTCTCCGATGGTAAGATTACAGATCTGTTCTCCACGTGCTATCATGGAGTTTACCTCGCCGGCTACCTTTATAATTTCGGAGCCGATCAGGTTTTGAGCCATTTTTGAAACGGTCATGCTATGTTGGGTTTGGTTACTGCAAGTTACGATTTCCGGAAAAGTATTGCCCACATTACCGGCAAAAAACCTGTAAAACTCAACCGCCCGCGCAAACTGTTTATAGTTTACCCGGGCGGTTTTTATAGATTAAACTAGTGTAAATATGCTCTTGTCAGCAAAATTTATCTCCTGAGTCGTCATCCCCCTTCAAAGGGGCAAACAGCAAATGTGAACATGCTCAAACATAATTGTCATTCTGTTAAGAATCTTAGGTTGAAGAGAGGTTAAGCCTTCGCTCTTAGCCCCAAGATCCTTTCAGGATGACAAAAGAGGTAAATAAAAGTCTCCATTTGAAGGAGGCAGGAGATGATTTACGATACCAGCTTTACCACTTATAGTAACCGTTTTCTTCTCCGTCGTTCAGTATTTCGGCGGCGGTGTTGGGGCTGCGGTTTATGTCGGCCAGTTTGCGGTGCTTCCAGACAGCTGCCGATTCGCGCACAGTATCCAGGTGGGCATCTGATTTAAGCTTTTCTTCTTCGCGCTTGGCTTCTGTTTCAAATTCCTGGCGGGCCGCAAATTTGGCTTCGGCTATAGTTAGCTTAAGGTCAAACTGCTTCTGACGCTCGGCTACACGCTGCATTTCCTGGGTGGTGCGCTCATGTTCCACACCTTTCAGTATATCGTCGTAAGGGCCTTTATTGGTAATCAGTTTTGTAAAGATCGGGGCTGTTTCGAGCATAATGAACAGCAGCGTAATAAAGAATACCGGCAACCATGGCAGTTTATTCAGGGCATCTATGCGCGCCATCAAACCATCATAGTTCGAGAAACTTTCCTGTCCTTCGTTTACCGTGGCATCATACTGCTTCATCAAATCAGCAATGCGCTTCTCTTTTACCAGTATCCTGTCGGCAGCGCTGGCCTGCAGCAATTTCAGTTCTTCGTCTACTTTATCGTACTGGCGTTTTTTCTCTTCGTAAATAGGGCCTTTGCCGATTTTGCCGGTACCGCCTGTGCCATCCGATTCGGCAGCTACCAGTTCGTATAGTTTGTTGCGCTCTTTTATTTTGGCTTCAATCTCGGTACGGATGGCAATAATTTCACTTTTAACAGAATCTACTTCAGCAAACTGCTTGCCAACCAGGGCTTTGTGCTGAATTGCCAGCTCAGCTTGTTTCTCTTTAAGTATAGCCTGAATTTCCTTATCAAATATCTTCAGCTCCAGCGGCTTGGAAATAACCACGGCCAGCACCAGTGCCAGAAAAATACGCGGCGTAACCATCAGCAGCTCTTTCCAGAAACGGCCCTCCTTGCGGATAGTGGAAACTATAAAACGGTCGAGGTTAAAGATAACAGCTCCCCATAGCAGACCAAAAGCCACGGCCATCGGCACCGAATCGAAAACAGTGTAAAGGGCATAACCACCCGAAATGCTGGCCAATACGCCTGTAAACAAAACGGTAGCGCCCACGCCGGCATATTTTATGTGCTCAGACTTGGAACACTTTTCCAGGATGGTGTCGTCGGCGCCGGCGCACCACCAAAAAAAATTCTTCATGTAAATAAGTACCTGTACAGAGTAGGACTGACGTTGAAATAGCGTCAGTAGTGTTAACTGCCGCAAGTTACTGACTTTTATACTTTTAAAGCCGTAAATGTGACGAACATCCTGTAAAATGTGATGAAAAGGGGGTTAAAACCGCAACAGCAGTCCGGCTTAGTTAAGTTCAACGTTCTCTACAGGTTCGTTCAGCTTATCGTAAAGTAACAAAGAGGCCATGGCGCTGGCCAGAACCATGCGTGTATCGGGTGTTAATCGAGGGTTTAGCCAAACGTTGCCATTGTTCACTACCTGCACCGCGCCAACTATAGTTTCCCCATCCCGGAACTCATACCCGATAATCTCAGATAGTGGCAGCGCCTTGCCTTCGAATTTATAAACAGGGGCTATTTTAAAAGTAGCAGAACCGTTGGATAATTCGCCTTCAAACTTTTTGCGCTCCAGGTAATGGCGTGGATCTATCGTTAACAAGTGCCACTGTCCGCTTTCCGGGGAAGTAAAATGGCTGGCGTAATATTCCATGTTCGGGGCTACTTCTATAGTTACGCCTGTATTGTCTTTCAGTGATTTCTCCTGTAGTTTGCTGGCGCCAAACACATACCATTCTCTGCCCTGGCCGTTCTGCAGACTAAACTGGTATTTCTGCTCAGCTTTTACATTGTTGTAACTGAAGATAGAAAAACCACCCACGTTCGCCCAGCCCCGATCAACATTTGCTACTGTATAGTTGCCGATCGTAAAGCTGCCGTTTGGTTTAAATGCTTTGCGGCCTTCTACCGGCAATTCCTCGGCCTGCTGTTTAAACCCGGACTCCACGGCCATTTGCGGCACAGAGCAGGAAGAAAAGATCATGGTGCCAGCCACCGATGCGATTAACAGGTACTTTTTCATAGTTTTATAGTTAGCAGTGATGAGTTCTGTAAGCAAAGTATAGTAAGGGTTGATTTTTGGGTAGCGTATAAACCCACCCCTAACCCTCCAGGGAGGGAAATTTGTTCGTTGTCATACCGGGCAGAACCGGGGGAACTTATTGGCCCTTTACAGAGGCTGTATAAGTTTTCTCACAGCTACGCTGGCTCTCTTCGGCTCACGTCTCAAGAATGTTCGGAATGACAATAATGAACTATAGCTTTCTACTATAAAGAGCACTAAACTATAAAACGGTTGCCTTATCTATAAAATAAAAAAGGGGTAGAAAACCACGTTGGCTTTCTACCCCTTTTAGACGCAAAATATTGCGTCTCTACATAACTTTTAAACTCCCAAACTATACCGCGTCTTCGTCAGGTAGTATTTCCACATCCTGCACCAGTACAAAGTTTTCGATTTCGCGGGCTCTTGGGGTGTTGGCCAGTCCGCCTTCGGCTGTTTCCTTGTATTTGCGTTCCATGCTTTCGCCCACTTCGCCGAGGGCTGCCACGCATTGGTCTACAGGTATTACAGGGTCTACACCGGCAATGGCCAGCTGCGACGATGAATAGGCAATAGCTGCCGCACTGGCATTACGTACGATGCAGGGAACTTCTACCAAGCCTGCAACCGGGTCGCACACCAGGCCAAGCATACATTGTATCGTTATAGCTACGGCATTAAAAACCTGGTCTACGTTACCGCCCAGGCAGTAAACAATGCCTCCGGCAGCCATGGCAGCAGCGCTACCTGTTTCGGCCTGGCAACCGCCCACGGCACCGGCCAGCGAAGCGTTCTGCTCAATAATAAGCGCGATACCTGCCGCAACCAGCAAGGCTTCGTGTATTTTTCTGTCCTCCAGGCCATGCAGGTCTTGTAAGGTGGTAAATGTACCCGGCAAAATGCCTGATGCACCTGCCGTAGGAGCAGCCACCACACGGCCCATGCACGAGTTTACTTCCTTTGCGCCCAAAGCCCGCGACACCAGCATCTGGAACTCCGGCGACAATACCGTTACCGGCGAGTTGGCCACTTTTTTAGCGCTGTTATTTACCATGCCCGAGCGCGACGTCATGTTTTCGGTGAGGCCGGTTTTTACGGCGTCCTTCATCACTTCGTAAGCTTTGGCAATATTTTCCCAGATAAATTCTTCGGTGCGGCCCTTCTGCTCAATTTCGTATTCGAGTACAGCCTGATATAATGGTTCGCCGGTTTCAGCGCAATGCTTGCCCCAGCTCTTAAAATCGTTGAATAATAATGACATACGTATTTCCTTTTATGTATCTGCCACCTTAACAGCAGGGCGTTAAAGATAATTTAAATTTCAGGAACACCCTATAGTTTGCGCCCATACTATAACAACAGCGGAGGGCGGATTTGTTCTGAGCAGCACTTGGTATGTTTACGCAAACCAGCGGTTTCTTCCTGCGTTAGTCATCAGGTACAACAGGCACAACTATAAACTATGAGCAGCAACTATAAACATGTATCCATGAGGGTCTTTGGAAAAGTGCAGGGCGTGTTTTTCAGGGCCAGCACCCAGGAGAAAGCCGAAGCATTAGGCCTGACCGGTTTTGTGCAGAACGAACCCGACGGTACTGTTTACCTGGAAGCCGAAGGCAACCCCGAAACTATAAAACAACTGGAAGACTGGGCGCACCAGGGCCCAAGCCGTGCGAAGGTCGAGAAAGTGGAGGTGAAGGAGTTAGGTGAGTTGGAGGGTTTTGAGAAGTTTGAGCAGCGGAGGTGAAGATTAGGGGGATATAATATTAAATTTTACTAATTTAATATTATAATCAAATATTCAAATACATTATGGCTCATAGGTTACCCAAAGCTGTAAAGAGATGTGTAGAAAAGGCTACTGATTCTGCTTTGCTTGCAGTTGAACTTTATAACAAACCTGCAATAAAATTCAAATCTGGAGGCTTTATAGTCTTAATGATTATTTCTTGGACAGCATTATTTCATGCTGTTATCTTTAAGAGGAAGAAAAAGCCATTTTATAAAGAAAAGAATAGGTTTTTGAAAAGAGATGGTGACTATTGTTATTGGGAGCTTGACAAATGTTTGGGAGAGTATTTTGGCAGTGATACGACTAATGCTATAAGAAAGAATCTAGAGTTCTTTATCCCTTTACGCAATATAATTGAGCATAAATCATTACCAGAAATAGATTCCGACATATTTGCCGAATGCCAAGCGATGGTATTGAATTTCGATAAGATTATTGAGAAAGAATTTGGTAAAGAGTATTGTATACGAGAGAGTTTATCTTTTTCACTACAGTTATATCCATCGGCAAAAAGCCTAATCGATGCTGTAGTATCTAACCCACAAACTAAGCCCGCTGCCGATTTTATAAAGAAATACAGAAGTTCAATTTCTACTGAAACTTTAAGTAGTGGAGACTATGCTTTTAAAGCTTTCCTAATACAGGTAGCTAATCATAAATCTGCCAATGCATTACCTATTCAATTTATCTCATATGATAAATTAAGCCAACAAGAAAAAATAATATTGAACGAGTAGCTGCCTTAGTTAAAAACAAACATATCCCCGTCTCAAATTTAGATTTATTAAAACCTTCAACAGTAGTTAAGAATGTTCAACTTGGTTTAGGTAATAAGAAAATTAATCGTCGTGGTAGTATGATTGACATGTTTACAATGGATACCCACACTAGATGTTGGAAGAAATATGAAGTTAGGCCTGATAATGGAGCCTCAAATCCAACTATAACTAAATCTGAGTTTTGTGTTTTTGACTTGCCTAATTCTCAATACTTATATTCTACAAGTTGGGTGGATTTCCTGATTGAGAAACTTTCATCTCCTATAGAGTATGATAGTTTGTACCTAAGGATACTTGAAGATAGCCCGATTGTAGAAGCTGACCTAATTTCATAGTCTAACATTTAATAATGCTCCACACCCTTGTAGTGTAAACTATAAAACTATAACGCTATGACTACTTTAGAGCAACTTTCGCAAACCAACAGCCAACTGCAGCAAACTATAGTACATGAGTTTTCGGCACTGGATCTTGCTGCTCTGAACTATAAGCCAACTTCCGAAAGCTGGAGCATACTGGAATGCCTGGAGCACCTTAACCGCTACAGCCAATACTATAACCCAGCCCTTGCCAGGGCTATTGCCGATAACTCCGATGGCAGCAATGTCGCTACTATTACCTATAGTTGGCTAGGAAAGAAGTCGCTGGACATGGTGCGCCCACAGAACGGCAAAAAACACAAAACAGTAAAGCACATGAATCCTGCTAATAGTGCGTTAGGC
This genomic interval carries:
- a CDS encoding DUF4407 domain-containing protein; the protein is MKNFFWWCAGADDTILEKCSKSEHIKYAGVGATVLFTGVLASISGGYALYTVFDSVPMAVAFGLLWGAVIFNLDRFIVSTIRKEGRFWKELLMVTPRIFLALVLAVVISKPLELKIFDKEIQAILKEKQAELAIQHKALVGKQFAEVDSVKSEIIAIRTEIEAKIKERNKLYELVAAESDGTGGTGKIGKGPIYEEKKRQYDKVDEELKLLQASAADRILVKEKRIADLMKQYDATVNEGQESFSNYDGLMARIDALNKLPWLPVFFITLLFIMLETAPIFTKLITNKGPYDDILKGVEHERTTQEMQRVAERQKQFDLKLTIAEAKFAARQEFETEAKREEEKLKSDAHLDTVRESAAVWKHRKLADINRSPNTAAEILNDGEENGYYKW
- a CDS encoding Lrp/AsnC ligand binding domain-containing protein, which encodes MNYQIDNLDKQILILLMQDVVQPYTEIAKELGVSGGTIHVRMRKLTEMGVVKGSQLIVDPASLGYDICAFIGVFLEKGSEYREAVEQMRQIPEIVELHYTTGSYSMFAKIICRDTKHLREVLNEKLQTIAGVQRTETFISLEESINRQITIE
- a CDS encoding DinB family protein — encoded protein: MTTLEQLSQTNSQLQQTIVHEFSALDLAALNYKPTSESWSILECLEHLNRYSQYYNPALARAIADNSDGSNVATITYSWLGKKSLDMVRPQNGKKHKTVKHMNPANSALGLATIEAFLKHQQELQRLLQAAKNSNLNKKAIPVEFFKLLKMRIGETLEFIVMHQERHVQQALKVKQQAGYSEGSSLSLIAGC
- a CDS encoding pyridoxal phosphate-dependent aminotransferase; this translates as MTVSKMAQNLIGSEIIKVAGEVNSMIARGEQICNLTIGDFDPSIYPIPQELKEGITQAYNEGHTNYPPANGVAVLRQAVVAFTEDKLGLKYPENDILVAGGSRPLIYATYLALVDPGDKVVFPTPSWNNNHYCHLSGATPVMVETRAENNFMPTAADVAPHLKGATMLALCSPLNPTGTMFSQKDLQEICDLVIEENKSRKEGEKPLYILYDQIYWMLTFGPEHKHYDPVNLRPELRDYVVYIDGISKSFAATGVRVGYAYGPTIVMDKMKAILGHVGAWAPKAEQIATARYLKQPEQVYSFMHELKHKIQRSLNVLYKGFKDLKESGFAVDAIEPMGAIYLSVKMDLAGKTNPNGDLLQTSKDITYYILSEAKLAIVPFSAFGSAPDLNWFRLSVGGASLEEIENSLSRLRTALEKLK
- the sdaAA gene encoding L-serine ammonia-lyase, iron-sulfur-dependent, subunit alpha; translation: MSLLFNDFKSWGKHCAETGEPLYQAVLEYEIEQKGRTEEFIWENIAKAYEVMKDAVKTGLTENMTSRSGMVNNSAKKVANSPVTVLSPEFQMLVSRALGAKEVNSCMGRVVAAPTAGASGILPGTFTTLQDLHGLEDRKIHEALLVAAGIALIIEQNASLAGAVGGCQAETGSAAAMAAGGIVYCLGGNVDQVFNAVAITIQCMLGLVCDPVAGLVEVPCIVRNASAAAIAYSSSQLAIAGVDPVIPVDQCVAALGEVGESMERKYKETAEGGLANTPRAREIENFVLVQDVEILPDEDAV
- a CDS encoding DUF3644 domain-containing protein yields the protein MAHRLPKAVKRCVEKATDSALLAVELYNKPAIKFKSGGFIVLMIISWTALFHAVIFKRKKKPFYKEKNRFLKRDGDYCYWELDKCLGEYFGSDTTNAIRKNLEFFIPLRNIIEHKSLPEIDSDIFAECQAMVLNFDKIIEKEFGKEYCIRESLSFSLQLYPSAKSLIDAVVSNPQTKPAADFIKKYRSSISTETLSSGDYAFKAFLIQVANHKSANALPIQFISYDKLSQQEKIILNE
- a CDS encoding acylphosphatase: MSSNYKHVSMRVFGKVQGVFFRASTQEKAEALGLTGFVQNEPDGTVYLEAEGNPETIKQLEDWAHQGPSRAKVEKVEVKELGELEGFEKFEQRR